GATGGCGACGCCGGACTCCTCCATCACCTCACGCGCGACGGCGTCCTCCAGGCTCTCGCCGGGCTCCACGAAGCCGGCGAGCACCGAGTACACCCCCGGCTCCCAGACGTGCTGCCGGCCCAGGAGGCAGCGCTCGCCGTGCTGCACGCGCATGATGACCGCCGGATCGGTGCGCGGAAAGTGGTGGGTGCCGCACGCCGTGCACGCGCGCAGGTGCCCCGCCTCGCGCACCTCCGCGGGCGCGCCGCACACGCCGCAGAAGCGGTGGCGCGCGTGCCAGTGCCCCATCCCCCGCGCGAAGGCGAGCAACCCCGCCTCCGCCGGCTCCATCGTCAGTCCGTAGCGGCGCAGGTCGCCCCACCCGCCCGCGTTCGCGATGGCGGGGTCCTCCGCCCGCTCGTCATCCACGGGGAAAGAGAAGTACGTGACGTCGTCCGCCACGCCCAGCAGCACGGTGTATCCGCCCCCATCCACCAGCGGCGCCGCCTCTGCCGCCGTGAGCCAGGCGGCGCGGGGGGCGTCCTCATCCGCCACGAAGAGGTTGCGGTGCTCCCACACGGGCGCGAAGCGGGTGCGCGGATCGCGCATCCGCGCGGCGATCCAGTCCGCATCCTTACGCCTCTCACCCGCCCTGTCCACGCCACCCGAGGCAAAGACGTGTGGCCGCTGTCCCGCCAGTCCGCTTTCCGTTCCCAATCCGCCGCCCCCGGTGTGGTGTCTGGCTCCCAACTGCAGCGAAGTTCTCTCTGCGTCTCCGCGCCTCCGCGTGAGGCCCTGCTGTTACGCGACTTGCTCCTTCGCCGGCTCCTGGTCGTCGTCGTCCGGAAGCTCCTTTGGGCACGCATCACCCTCCTGCGGCCGCGCGCGCTGGATGGCGGCGTTCAGCTCCGCGCCGGTCAGCAGGATCAGCGACGACAGGTAGAAGTAGGTGAGGAGGACGATGACCGCGCCCACGCTGCCGTAGGTGACGCTGAACTGCCCGAGGTGCTCCACGTACCAGCGGAAGCCGAGCGAGACGAGGCCCCACAGCACCACTGAGAACACCGCGCCGGGCACCACGAGCGCCACGCGCTGCTTCACGTTGGGCATGGCCAGGTAGACGAGGAAGACGCCCGCCACCGCCCCCGCGATCGCCAGCGGAATGCGCAGCCACGCGACGGCCTCGCGGATGCCGGCGGGCGCGCCCACCTGCCGCAGCCCCCAGTCGCTCGCCATCGGCCCAAACACCATCAGCCCCGTCGCCACCACCACCAGCGACCCGGCGAGCAGAACGTAGCCGAACGAGAGGACGAAGCGCTTCCAGATCGCCCTCCCCTCGGGCACCTCGTACGCCTTGTTGAGCGCGTTCATGGCCGAGCGCACGCCCCCGGACGCGATCCACAGCGTCGTCAGCAGGCCCACGGAAAGGAGCCCGCTCTGGCGGCGTCCGCGGATCTCGGCGACCACCTGCTCCACCTGTGCGGACGCCTCGCCCGGCAGGAAGCGCCGGCTGTGCTCGAGGAGCCACTGGAAGAGCTCGGGCCGGTCCAGGAAGCTGAACAGCGCCAGCAGGACGATGATGAAGGGGAAGAGGGCATAGAGCGCCTGGTACGCCACGGCCGCGGCGTACGTCATGATGTCGTCCTCGTAGAACCCGCGGAACGTCTCGGCCGCGAGCCTGCGCAACCCAAGCCCGCGCAGCAGCCCCCGCGCCCGCCTCCCCGGCACCCGCCCGCTCCAGTGTCGCCCGCTCCAGTCTCGAATCTTGCTCACGTGCACCCCCCCGCTGTCGTAGCCCGTGCGCGGCATCCTTTCAGCACCTCGCGAGCCACAACGCAATCAGCCCGGTTCAGATTTTCGACCCTCAGGAGTTCTGGGGAGCGAACGAATAACACGCTCTACTTCGTCCAGTGACGCGGCAACAGGAATGGGGGCGGGCGCCTCCGCAACGGCAGGCGGGACCCCGCTACGCTGCCTCACTTTCCGGGTGTTATCCGCAATTTCGCCGTCGGTAAACATTACGTCGACGTAGGGGAGGTGAGAGAGGTGAAGGAGATCGTACGTGGCGCCCGGTTCCCACTTTGTACGCGCTGCGCGAAGTTCCCGCTCCACAGCGAACCGCAGCCAAGTCCCTGGGCAGTCTTCCAGAAGAACGGAATCCACCAGTTTCATCACGGTCGGCGGGTCCGTTACCTTTAGGACGCTAACAACCGTATCCTCAACGATCTGTCGGAATACATGCCGTGAGATAAGTTCGTCCGTACGTCGCTTCAGAGCCCCAGGGAAATCGGCTTCGACGCGGCGGGCGAATACCTCTCGTGCTCCGGCCGTGAGCATCTCCTCAAATGTCTGCTCGGTCCACTCCCGTACAAATCGCTCAACCTCCTCGCGTGACCCGGGTGCAATCGCGTTAGCCAAATCGGTCTTCCATTGATCGCTTTCGAGAAAAGTCTGAAGCCACGCTCTCGCCGAAGCTGCGTCGTCGGCATCGAAACCCCCGCTTGGTAGATCACGCAAGCGGGTTTGCAAGCGTTTGGAATCCGTTGATCTGCTGCGTGCGGAGGCTTCTATTTCGGATGCCTTACGAAACTCCGCGTAAATCCGCCGGTGATCTCGGGATGAGAGTACGAAGCAGCGCACCGGTGGTACTGTCCGGTACCGAGGTAGGAAATGCGGTCCAATGCCGGTCCATACTCGCAAGCCGCGACTCTTGTCCAGCGATACGGCCCAGGGCGGCGAAAACCTCACGGCCGGCAAGCTGTTGAAGGGCACGGGGCGCGTCTCCACTGGGACTCAAGTCCGTACGCGTCGGTTCAAGTGCTTGTAACACCCGAACCCGTGCGTTACGAGAGTCCGCGTGAACGGACCCCGAGATTTCCAGAAAATGAACGAAGGATAATGCCAGTACACACTCTGCTTCTTGCCAGCGAGCAACGAACTCGCTGAAGCGCTTTGGGTCACGCTTGTAGGATCGTTCAAGAGTAACGATTGTGCTAAGATCAAGGTACACGAGAGAACTCATGAATTGACTCACATTCTCAAAGGAGAGTAGTTAGTTGGTCACGCGCAGTTGCAGCGGGCTAGACCGCGAGAGGAATTAACAAACGGCATACCCATGTGGGTTCATGGGGTCAGGAGCC
This sequence is a window from Longimicrobium sp.. Protein-coding genes within it:
- a CDS encoding YihY/virulence factor BrkB family protein, with the protein product MSKIRDWSGRHWSGRVPGRRARGLLRGLGLRRLAAETFRGFYEDDIMTYAAAVAYQALYALFPFIIVLLALFSFLDRPELFQWLLEHSRRFLPGEASAQVEQVVAEIRGRRQSGLLSVGLLTTLWIASGGVRSAMNALNKAYEVPEGRAIWKRFVLSFGYVLLAGSLVVVATGLMVFGPMASDWGLRQVGAPAGIREAVAWLRIPLAIAGAVAGVFLVYLAMPNVKQRVALVVPGAVFSVVLWGLVSLGFRWYVEHLGQFSVTYGSVGAVIVLLTYFYLSSLILLTGAELNAAIQRARPQEGDACPKELPDDDDQEPAKEQVA
- the nudC gene encoding NAD(+) diphosphatase, producing MRDPRTRFAPVWEHRNLFVADEDAPRAAWLTAAEAAPLVDGGGYTVLLGVADDVTYFSFPVDDERAEDPAIANAGGWGDLRRYGLTMEPAEAGLLAFARGMGHWHARHRFCGVCGAPAEVREAGHLRACTACGTHHFPRTDPAVIMRVQHGERCLLGRQHVWEPGVYSVLAGFVEPGESLEDAVAREVMEESGVAITDVRYHSSQPWPFPGSLMIGFTAAALADEIRIEDEMEEVRWFTRDEVYRGLADGTFRFPSNYSISYRLVMDWLKG